The following are encoded in a window of Neomicrococcus lactis genomic DNA:
- a CDS encoding sugar ABC transporter permease, protein MAISLERILALYFAFLLNKTDHGSGICITVFHLPNKASYLATSFICIVQLNSYIGAINQFAGFELIQMGFSLRDAADHTDHLGQRYFVQKNRHEGARTIDPVRFFVTIHPQGERND, encoded by the coding sequence ATGGCTATTTCCCTCGAAAGGATTTTGGCGTTATATTTTGCTTTTCTTTTGAATAAGACAGACCACGGCTCTGGTATCTGTATAACCGTGTTCCACTTACCGAATAAAGCATCATACTTAGCTACATCATTCATTTGCATCGTACAGCTAAATAGTTACATCGGTGCAATCAATCAGTTTGCCGGTTTCGAATTAATTCAAATGGGGTTTTCCCTCCGTGATGCTGCGGATCATACTGATCATTTGGGGCAGCGCTACTTCGTTCAAAAAAATCGTCACGAAGGGGCGCGAACAATTGATCCTGTCCGCTTTTTCGTCACGATTCACCCACAAGGAGAAAGAAATGACTAA
- a CDS encoding SDR family oxidoreductase has protein sequence MTNDSNDQLKLQNPVTRYPSIAPPEQDQPEPGLDKNLIPQSDRGEHSYQGTGRLVGRRALITGADSGIGAAVAIAFAREGADIALSYLPAEEQDAQEIKSIVEESGQRAFLYPGDLTDAGYCERLVDEAAEQLGGLDALVNNAGRQISVEDIADLPDEQWVDTFNTNIHAIFRVTKAALKHMPAGSTIVNTTSIQAYKPSAHLLDYASTKAAINNFTKGLAQMLAPRGIRVNAVAPGPIWTPLQVSDGQPKDALPHFGKDTPLGRAGQPTECAPAFVFLTSPESSYVIGETLNVNGGMPSP, from the coding sequence ATGACTAACGATTCAAACGACCAGCTGAAGCTCCAAAATCCCGTGACACGATATCCCTCCATCGCACCCCCAGAGCAGGATCAGCCGGAACCCGGCTTGGATAAGAATCTCATTCCACAAAGCGATCGCGGAGAACACTCATATCAAGGAACGGGTCGCTTAGTGGGTCGGCGAGCTTTGATTACCGGCGCTGATTCCGGAATCGGAGCGGCTGTGGCCATCGCTTTTGCCCGCGAAGGCGCGGATATTGCCCTGTCCTATTTGCCAGCCGAAGAACAGGACGCTCAAGAGATCAAATCCATAGTGGAGGAGTCGGGCCAGCGTGCCTTCCTATATCCCGGAGATTTGACGGACGCGGGGTACTGCGAGCGCCTCGTTGACGAAGCCGCTGAGCAACTGGGTGGATTGGATGCGTTAGTCAACAATGCTGGTCGTCAGATTTCTGTCGAAGACATTGCAGATCTGCCTGACGAGCAGTGGGTGGACACATTCAATACCAATATTCACGCGATATTCCGTGTTACTAAGGCTGCACTCAAACACATGCCGGCGGGCTCCACAATCGTCAACACCACGTCAATCCAGGCGTACAAGCCCTCGGCACATTTGCTCGACTATGCGTCCACCAAGGCAGCTATCAACAACTTCACGAAGGGCCTCGCTCAAATGCTTGCACCGCGGGGAATCCGGGTCAACGCGGTAGCTCCAGGGCCAATTTGGACGCCTCTTCAAGTATCCGACGGCCAGCCGAAGGACGCGCTTCCTCATTTCGGAAAAGACACTCCGTTGGGACGGGCCGGTCAACCCACGGAATGCGCTCCAGCATTCGTCTTCCTGACGTCGCCGGAGTCAAGCTATGTCATTGGCGAGACGCTCAACGTCAATGGCGGAATGCCTTCCCCTTAA
- a CDS encoding Dps family protein, which translates to MVTKKETTAGKTAKENAEQGFEAPKELRDSLQLILVSLLDLQLVGKQIHWNVVGPNFRDLHKNLDEIVAIARRGSDEVAERMRALHATPDGMAATIVKDTRIEQPTSGEILTTDAVDVVVKALEATVGVMREKHDAVDEADPTTADILHQYIADLEQQAWFISAEKRTPRASK; encoded by the coding sequence ATGGTGACGAAGAAGGAAACAACTGCTGGTAAGACCGCCAAGGAAAATGCGGAGCAGGGTTTTGAGGCACCCAAGGAGCTACGTGATTCGCTACAGCTCATCTTGGTGAGTTTGCTGGACCTCCAGCTCGTGGGCAAACAAATTCACTGGAACGTTGTGGGCCCGAATTTCCGGGACTTGCACAAGAACCTTGATGAGATCGTAGCGATTGCACGCCGCGGTTCGGATGAAGTTGCAGAACGCATGCGCGCTCTGCATGCAACCCCTGATGGAATGGCTGCGACAATCGTCAAGGACACCCGCATTGAGCAGCCAACAAGTGGCGAGATTCTGACGACGGACGCTGTAGACGTAGTTGTCAAGGCGCTCGAAGCCACAGTGGGGGTCATGCGTGAGAAGCATGATGCCGTGGATGAAGCGGACCCAACCACGGCGGATATCTTGCACCAATACATTGCGGACCTAGAGCAGCAAGCATGGTTCATTAGTGCCGAGAAGCGGACGCCGCGCGCTAGCAAGTAA
- a CDS encoding DUF6766 family protein, translating into MRIKEHALSLVFAAAFALTLVGQSIAGLFSYNEEQSAHGATTSNWIEYVTSSDFVVDVAENWQSEFFQFFLFILATVWFVQRGSPESKKVGDEGPGSDKDQLIGEYAQPDSPAWAKVRRWRLWVYSNSLLITMGAIFILSWLAQAIAGTTVYNSEQALHGESAITLGQYMLSADFWNRTLQNWQSELLAVGCMVAFSIYLRQRGSAESKPVGVPHDQTSIESD; encoded by the coding sequence GTGCGAATCAAAGAGCATGCACTGTCGCTCGTGTTCGCGGCGGCCTTCGCATTGACACTGGTTGGTCAATCCATCGCAGGACTCTTCTCTTATAACGAGGAGCAGTCGGCCCACGGAGCCACCACGTCCAACTGGATCGAGTACGTCACCTCCTCCGACTTCGTGGTGGACGTGGCTGAGAACTGGCAATCAGAGTTCTTCCAGTTCTTCCTCTTCATTTTGGCGACCGTCTGGTTTGTGCAGCGCGGTTCGCCTGAATCCAAGAAGGTAGGCGACGAAGGACCAGGTTCGGATAAAGATCAGCTCATTGGCGAGTACGCCCAACCAGACTCGCCCGCGTGGGCCAAGGTTCGCCGTTGGCGGCTCTGGGTGTATAGCAATTCGCTTCTCATTACCATGGGAGCCATCTTCATACTGTCGTGGCTAGCGCAAGCCATCGCCGGCACCACTGTCTACAACTCGGAACAGGCTCTGCACGGCGAGTCCGCAATAACGCTCGGCCAGTACATGCTCTCGGCCGATTTCTGGAACAGGACACTGCAAAATTGGCAATCGGAACTTCTTGCCGTGGGGTGCATGGTGGCATTCTCCATCTACTTGCGTCAGCGCGGATCCGCTGAGTCAAAACCAGTGGGTGTCCCCCATGATCAGACGTCAATCGAATCAGACTGA
- a CDS encoding DNA topoisomerase IB has translation MPQAQGFEYRRRGELLTKRADIARIEALAIPPAWTDVEISSSSSAKVQARGRDAAGRVQIIYHPSFRRRQDREKFARAQRFGKALPKLRAQVDRDLRRRKLNRKRVAACVVHLMDEQLFRVGNQQYADANGSFGITTLRKKHLRLRKNTVRFAFVGKSGTSHRKTVRDTRATRILEQLMELPGPAVFQFLEDDDAAPHPLSSADVNAYIRKHLGKSFSAKDFRTWGATVFAVQTLLDLDPADLGTKSQRAAAVRTIVKEVAQQLGNTESVAKSSYIDPRVLEAAAHPRRLKVVRNAKLRSAPYRTHGEQRTIALLERS, from the coding sequence ATGCCTCAAGCCCAAGGGTTCGAATACCGGCGACGCGGAGAACTCCTGACCAAGCGCGCTGACATCGCCAGGATTGAGGCTCTAGCGATCCCCCCGGCGTGGACGGACGTGGAGATCTCCAGCTCCAGCAGCGCGAAAGTGCAGGCTCGCGGCAGGGACGCCGCTGGGCGCGTGCAGATTATTTACCACCCTAGCTTTCGGCGACGCCAGGATCGCGAAAAGTTTGCGCGCGCCCAACGCTTCGGAAAAGCGCTACCGAAGCTTCGAGCACAAGTGGACCGGGATTTGAGGCGTCGAAAACTGAACCGAAAGCGGGTTGCGGCGTGCGTAGTGCACTTGATGGATGAGCAATTATTCCGCGTGGGAAATCAGCAATATGCAGACGCCAATGGGAGCTTCGGGATTACTACGCTACGCAAGAAGCACTTGCGCCTGCGCAAAAATACGGTGCGTTTTGCGTTCGTGGGCAAGAGCGGCACTTCGCACCGGAAAACGGTTCGTGATACCCGCGCCACCCGGATTTTGGAGCAACTGATGGAATTGCCGGGGCCTGCGGTTTTCCAATTTTTGGAGGACGACGACGCCGCGCCTCACCCGCTCAGTAGTGCCGACGTCAACGCGTACATCCGAAAGCATCTTGGGAAATCTTTCAGCGCTAAGGACTTTCGGACGTGGGGAGCGACGGTATTCGCCGTGCAAACCCTTCTGGACTTGGATCCTGCCGATTTAGGGACGAAGAGTCAGCGAGCGGCGGCCGTGCGCACCATTGTTAAAGAGGTAGCGCAACAATTGGGAAACACTGAGTCCGTTGCCAAGAGTTCGTACATTGACCCGCGCGTACTGGAAGCCGCCGCGCATCCGCGACGGCTCAAAGTGGTCAGGAATGCAAAGTTGCGTTCGGCTCCGTACAGAACTCACGGCGAACAGCGCACGATTGCTTTACTGGAGCGGTCTTAA
- a CDS encoding CinA family protein, giving the protein MVQSAFSSEVDRSIRALVDAVTSSPCSIATAESLTSGQLAVAISTAPNASNWYKGGVVAYQPNVKHGENAEVMGFEFAGEPIEIVEQTICAAFRSLAEHISSAKL; this is encoded by the coding sequence ATGGTTCAATCTGCTTTTAGCAGTGAAGTGGACCGCAGCATCAGGGCACTAGTGGATGCGGTCACGTCATCCCCGTGCTCTATCGCCACGGCGGAGTCGTTGACTAGCGGACAACTTGCGGTAGCTATTTCTACTGCGCCCAATGCCAGCAACTGGTACAAAGGCGGTGTTGTCGCTTATCAGCCGAACGTCAAGCACGGCGAGAACGCGGAGGTCATGGGCTTTGAGTTTGCGGGTGAACCGATCGAGATCGTTGAGCAAACCATCTGCGCCGCATTTCGATCGCTCGCCGAACACATCTCATCAGCAAAGCTGTAA
- a CDS encoding YkvA family protein, with product MPDWLSTVLMIVAALLVIWALLITVLWWQQNRMGKDVNWREIMRLVPDVIRLVKRLATDPSVPRGARWMLYGLLGYLLLPIDLVPDFIPVLGYADDAVAVILVLRFATKHAGLGTVTRLWPGTEAGLASLLALVGYGKKSPRT from the coding sequence ATGCCCGACTGGCTGAGCACCGTTTTGATGATTGTTGCCGCGCTGCTTGTGATCTGGGCGCTTCTGATTACTGTGCTGTGGTGGCAGCAAAATCGCATGGGCAAGGACGTGAATTGGCGCGAGATCATGCGTCTGGTACCGGACGTTATTCGGCTCGTCAAGCGCTTGGCCACGGATCCGTCCGTCCCCCGTGGCGCCCGCTGGATGCTGTACGGGTTGCTGGGGTATTTGCTGTTGCCCATTGATCTAGTGCCGGATTTCATCCCGGTTCTGGGCTATGCGGACGACGCCGTCGCCGTAATTTTAGTGCTTCGCTTTGCGACCAAACACGCTGGCCTAGGAACGGTGACTCGCTTGTGGCCCGGTACCGAGGCCGGCCTGGCGAGCCTCTTGGCGCTCGTGGGGTACGGGAAAAAGTCGCCCCGTACTTAG
- the soxR gene encoding redox-sensitive transcriptional activator SoxR — MSQRTGAAVSALHYYERLGLIASERTAGNQRRYRRYMIRRVALISVAKRLGIPLEDVKDAFSEVPLTESPSQADWDKASRRWKTTLEHRRRGIEKLEQELTGCIGCGCLSMKACALLNPGDQLGAGGAGARRIEG; from the coding sequence ATGAGCCAGCGCACTGGCGCCGCCGTCTCCGCGCTCCACTACTACGAGCGTTTGGGGCTCATCGCCTCCGAACGCACGGCCGGTAACCAGCGCCGCTATCGCCGCTACATGATCCGTCGCGTGGCTCTCATCTCCGTGGCGAAACGCCTGGGCATCCCACTCGAGGACGTCAAGGATGCATTCTCTGAGGTTCCCCTCACGGAATCGCCCTCGCAAGCGGACTGGGACAAAGCCTCCCGCCGCTGGAAAACGACACTGGAACATCGCCGCCGCGGTATCGAAAAACTCGAGCAAGAACTCACCGGCTGCATTGGCTGCGGCTGCCTCTCGATGAAAGCCTGCGCCCTTCTCAATCCAGGCGACCAGCTCGGCGCCGGTGGAGCCGGGGCGCGACGGATTGAGGGGTAA
- a CDS encoding flavin reductase family protein: MTATDLSTLFKDAFRDHPAGVAIITAQGSRGPVGLTASSVASVSAEPPALVFSVTRSTGSAGAIMAAESVLVHLLDSRHAQIARDFAASDGERFTAEQGWEFLPTGEPHLVGVRAALRCQIMETVRVGTSTLVVAEVLDVITGESAHPMIYRDRAFRGTGDEL, encoded by the coding sequence ATGACCGCCACTGACCTTTCCACCCTGTTCAAGGACGCTTTTCGCGATCATCCTGCGGGAGTCGCCATTATTACCGCGCAGGGTTCGCGCGGACCAGTGGGGCTAACGGCATCAAGCGTGGCATCGGTATCAGCGGAGCCGCCAGCGTTGGTGTTCTCGGTGACGCGATCAACGGGAAGCGCGGGGGCAATTATGGCGGCAGAGTCCGTCTTGGTGCATCTGCTGGATTCGCGGCACGCGCAGATTGCCCGAGATTTCGCGGCCTCGGACGGCGAGCGCTTTACAGCCGAGCAGGGCTGGGAGTTTTTGCCCACAGGTGAGCCGCACTTGGTGGGCGTTCGGGCAGCTTTGAGATGCCAGATCATGGAGACGGTGCGCGTGGGCACGTCAACGCTCGTGGTGGCGGAGGTCTTGGACGTCATCACCGGCGAGAGTGCGCATCCAATGATCTACCGCGACCGTGCGTTCCGCGGCACTGGGGATGAGCTTTAG
- a CDS encoding acyl-CoA dehydrogenase family protein: protein MANESFLGPVDQINLDALFSDEEKALALRVRSFVDEAIRPNIAEWYDNAVFPTEIIPEMGRLGLLGMHLKGYGCAGRSAVEYGLAAQELEAGDSGLRTFVSVQGSLAMSAIFKHGSEEQKQQWLPDMAAGRVVGCFGLTEPTAGSDPASMTTVARQDASGDWILNGKKRWIGLATLANVAIIWAQTGEIGDGRGVRGFVVPTNTPGFEAVAITQKMSMRASVQCEITLTDVRLPASAILPADSAIGLKGPFQCLNEARYGIIWGVMGAARDSFNEVLRYAGERMQFGNPLAAYQITQTKLADMAVAINKGYLLAHQIGRQKDSSGTTPPMISVGKLDNCRVAIEVARDAREMLGGNGITLDYSPLRHANNLESVRTYEGTDEVHQLTIGRALTGIAAFAATEYRG, encoded by the coding sequence ATGGCGAATGAATCATTCTTGGGCCCGGTAGACCAGATCAACCTTGACGCGCTCTTCAGCGACGAAGAGAAGGCGCTCGCGCTACGTGTCCGCTCGTTCGTAGATGAAGCCATCCGTCCGAATATCGCCGAGTGGTACGACAACGCGGTGTTCCCAACGGAGATCATTCCAGAAATGGGCCGGTTGGGCCTGTTGGGAATGCACCTCAAGGGCTACGGTTGCGCCGGTCGCTCTGCCGTGGAATACGGCCTGGCAGCGCAAGAACTTGAGGCCGGCGACTCCGGTCTGCGGACCTTTGTGAGCGTGCAGGGATCGCTCGCGATGTCCGCGATCTTCAAGCATGGCTCCGAAGAGCAGAAGCAGCAGTGGCTGCCAGATATGGCGGCTGGTCGCGTGGTGGGTTGCTTCGGTCTGACCGAGCCAACCGCCGGCTCTGACCCGGCGTCCATGACCACGGTGGCGCGCCAGGATGCCAGCGGCGACTGGATCCTCAACGGCAAGAAACGTTGGATTGGTCTGGCCACTCTCGCGAACGTGGCAATTATCTGGGCGCAGACCGGTGAGATCGGCGACGGCCGCGGCGTGCGCGGCTTCGTGGTCCCTACGAATACGCCAGGTTTTGAGGCCGTCGCTATTACGCAGAAGATGTCTATGCGCGCGTCCGTGCAGTGCGAGATCACGCTGACCGATGTCCGCTTGCCAGCCTCCGCGATCCTTCCCGCAGACAGCGCTATCGGTTTGAAGGGTCCGTTCCAATGCTTGAACGAGGCCCGCTACGGCATCATTTGGGGCGTCATGGGCGCCGCGCGCGATTCCTTCAACGAGGTGCTTCGGTACGCGGGGGAGCGCATGCAGTTCGGCAACCCGCTGGCCGCCTACCAAATCACGCAGACCAAGCTCGCGGATATGGCTGTGGCTATCAACAAGGGTTACCTGCTGGCTCACCAGATTGGGCGGCAGAAGGATTCTTCCGGTACGACGCCGCCAATGATTTCCGTAGGCAAACTCGATAATTGCCGGGTTGCCATAGAGGTAGCGCGCGACGCGCGCGAAATGCTCGGTGGCAACGGCATCACGCTCGATTACTCGCCGCTGCGCCACGCGAACAACCTCGAATCCGTCCGCACCTACGAGGGCACGGACGAGGTGCACCAACTGACGATTGGCCGCGCGCTGACCGGCATCGCCGCATTCGCCGCAACCGAATACAGGGGGTAG
- a CDS encoding 3'-5' exonuclease: protein MPFVSMASAKNKLDGSVQKLAMSFLQKLQVDDTAPGLHIEPMKQPRDPRARTGRVNDMYRAVLFKLESDGEPHYVYVGTWPHDEAIDIARSRVLKFNLALGAPEVEDRGLIDEAPVEPQPTYVPPTPPQPEVSEERQPSGGVVLEWTNHLRENWTQERLESEAGISADGARRALAATTQAELSEVIDALPEMQGLAILGLANGDELADVLDELGAQPAGSVQDPQDDALLDKAIRESKGQFVFVGDNPDELREAFESLDFDKWRVFLHPEQRKYVETATSGPYRLTGGAGTGKTVVLLHRARSLYRANPNARILLTTYTRALAKSLSLQLTRLDSSLPQVEMGKPGITIAGMDQIAAQVLRDAPASALEAATASVLGPGRNTLSVKLGRVDEDFEEAVDMASPELPEPLLQPRFLDQEYQSVVLANGVVEEKDYVRASRSGRGTALNRGARQELWKVFAQFRLSHRMKDAATFPEIAAIAAAVLRAGGSLPFDHVLVDEAQDFSAPHWLLLRALVAEGADDLFIAEDSHQRIYGQKVPMSRFGINIRGRSRRLRLNYRTTAENLAYAMSLLSGAEYSDLDDEKVAESGYRSVRSGPTPSVLTVSDSAAEVDVVVSRIREWMSAGVAPEAIAVLVRSEKNATRAVDGLTRVGIPSSVATGGSVAGKGKVTVMTMHSSKGLEFQCVVVMGAGAGDLPAKWTFEGLPEAEQSDALLRERSLLYVAATRARDELVITASGEPSELVRR, encoded by the coding sequence ATGCCATTCGTATCCATGGCTTCGGCCAAGAACAAGTTGGACGGATCTGTGCAGAAGCTCGCCATGAGCTTCCTCCAGAAACTTCAAGTGGATGACACGGCTCCCGGCCTGCACATCGAGCCCATGAAGCAGCCACGCGATCCGCGCGCACGCACGGGCCGTGTGAACGACATGTACCGGGCCGTGCTCTTCAAGCTCGAATCCGACGGGGAACCGCACTACGTCTACGTGGGAACGTGGCCGCATGATGAGGCGATCGACATCGCTCGCTCTCGCGTCCTCAAATTCAACCTCGCCCTCGGTGCTCCCGAAGTCGAGGACCGTGGCCTGATTGACGAAGCGCCCGTTGAACCGCAGCCAACCTACGTTCCACCCACGCCACCACAGCCTGAGGTGAGTGAAGAGCGGCAGCCGAGCGGCGGCGTCGTACTGGAATGGACTAATCACCTCCGCGAAAATTGGACCCAAGAGCGGCTGGAATCGGAAGCCGGAATTAGCGCCGATGGGGCGCGCCGGGCGCTCGCCGCGACAACGCAAGCAGAGCTCAGTGAGGTCATCGATGCGCTGCCCGAGATGCAGGGCTTGGCGATTTTGGGGCTCGCGAACGGGGATGAGCTGGCCGATGTCCTCGACGAGCTGGGGGCTCAGCCTGCCGGTTCTGTCCAAGATCCGCAGGACGACGCACTTCTGGATAAGGCGATCCGCGAGTCCAAGGGTCAGTTTGTGTTCGTGGGGGACAACCCGGACGAGTTGCGCGAGGCGTTCGAGTCCTTGGATTTCGACAAGTGGCGCGTCTTCTTGCACCCCGAACAGCGCAAGTACGTGGAGACCGCAACCAGCGGGCCGTACCGACTGACCGGTGGCGCGGGAACCGGCAAGACCGTGGTGCTCTTGCATCGCGCACGCTCGCTGTACCGTGCGAATCCGAACGCGCGCATCTTGCTCACCACGTATACGCGGGCGCTCGCGAAATCGCTGTCGCTGCAGCTGACTCGTCTGGATTCCTCGTTGCCACAAGTGGAGATGGGGAAGCCTGGCATCACGATTGCGGGCATGGACCAGATTGCTGCGCAGGTGTTGCGGGATGCGCCGGCATCTGCCCTGGAGGCGGCGACTGCGTCCGTGCTAGGGCCGGGGCGGAACACGTTGTCCGTGAAGCTGGGGCGCGTGGATGAAGATTTCGAGGAGGCTGTAGATATGGCGTCGCCGGAGTTGCCCGAGCCGCTGCTGCAACCGCGATTCCTGGATCAGGAATACCAATCCGTGGTGCTCGCCAACGGTGTGGTGGAGGAGAAGGATTATGTGCGCGCGTCCCGTTCGGGCCGTGGCACCGCGCTGAACCGTGGTGCGCGGCAAGAGTTGTGGAAGGTTTTTGCGCAATTCCGGCTCAGCCACCGCATGAAGGACGCCGCGACGTTCCCAGAGATCGCGGCCATCGCGGCTGCAGTGTTGCGTGCTGGCGGGTCTTTGCCGTTCGACCACGTTTTGGTGGATGAAGCGCAGGACTTCAGCGCGCCGCACTGGTTGCTGTTGCGCGCTTTGGTAGCGGAAGGCGCGGACGATCTATTCATCGCTGAGGACTCGCACCAGCGGATTTACGGGCAAAAAGTGCCAATGTCCCGCTTCGGGATCAATATCCGTGGGCGCTCGCGGCGGTTGCGGCTCAATTACCGTACGACGGCGGAAAACCTCGCGTACGCGATGTCCTTGCTGTCCGGCGCTGAGTATTCGGACCTTGATGATGAGAAAGTGGCGGAATCCGGGTATCGCTCCGTGCGGTCCGGCCCGACGCCAAGCGTATTGACCGTTTCCGACTCGGCCGCTGAGGTGGATGTGGTGGTGTCCCGGATTCGGGAGTGGATGTCTGCTGGGGTGGCGCCCGAGGCGATCGCCGTGTTGGTGCGCTCGGAAAAGAACGCCACGCGCGCGGTTGATGGGCTGACTCGTGTTGGCATTCCGTCCAGCGTTGCCACCGGCGGAAGCGTGGCTGGCAAGGGCAAAGTCACTGTGATGACCATGCACTCCTCCAAGGGATTGGAATTCCAGTGTGTGGTGGTCATGGGGGCTGGTGCTGGTGATCTCCCTGCAAAGTGGACCTTTGAGGGGCTTCCGGAAGCGGAACAGTCCGATGCTTTGCTGCGCGAGCGGTCATTGCTTTATGTAGCCGCGACCCGTGCCCGCGATGAATTGGTGATCACCGCCTCGGGGGAGCCGAGTGAGTTGGTGCGGCGGTAA